The Oncorhynchus tshawytscha isolate Ot180627B linkage group LG30, Otsh_v2.0, whole genome shotgun sequence genome includes a region encoding these proteins:
- the LOC112228781 gene encoding procollagen C-endopeptidase enhancer 2: MKCEHCIWGLSVLLALCLGWAQGQSQRQPETNYTRPVFHCGGDMVADSGFVGSEGFPNYYKPNSKCTWRITVPEGNVVMLSFRIFDLEADPMCRYDYLDVYNGHSNMVQKLGRFCGTFRPGSLISTTNTIMLEMVSDSETGGRGFLAYFNGGKPHVDEPQFCGGKMTKAQGEVKTPNWPEKNYPAGISCSWLITVERDQVIEVKFDKFDVESDSYCRFDYVAFFNGGEKDDSRRIGKYCGDVSPQTIVTNGNVLLVQFVSDLSVTSDGFLASYTSVPRGSRTPTVDNTGSGPRKESVPRKTVVKPILPERTVITTTTTQPPTTTRHQAPPTPQPQEPTAKPKPIKPVRTRPPNKPGPDRVRVTKPDIKKPVHLNPLCAKACKRDGNIKSSFCASEFVITGKVTALTPGPQGSVYISVSLIKAYKAGQLTITQAGENMSVKLVSACKKCPIIRKGMPYILMGQVDEDGRGTMAPGAFTAPYKAPHHKLLTNINNQPC, translated from the exons ATGAAGTGTGAGCATTGTATCTGGGGTCTCTCTGTGCTCCTGGCTCTATGTTTAGGATGGGCACAGGGCCAGAGCCAGAGGCAACCAGAGACTAACTACACCAG GCCTGTGTTCCACTGTGGGGGAGACATGGTTGCAGACTCAGGCTTTGTGGGCAGTGAAGGATTTCCAAACTACTACAAACCCAACAGCAAATGTACCTGGCGCATTACA GTCCCAGAGGGCAATGTGGTCATGCTCTCTTTCCGCATCTTTGACCTGGAGGCTGACCCCATGTGTCGCTATGACTACCTGGATGTGTACAATGGCCACTCCAACATGGTGCAGAAGCTGGGCAGGTTCTGTGGAACGTTCAGGCctggttctctcatctccaccaccaacaccataATGCTGGAGATGGTGAGCGACTCTGAGACTGGAGGGAGGGGCTTCCTGGCTTACTTCAATGGAGGAAAACCACATGTGGATG AGCCCCAATTCTGTGGAGGAAAGATGACAAAAGCCCAGGGTGAAGTTAAAACACCTAACTGGCCAGAGAAGAATTACCCAGCAGGCATCAGTTGCTCCTGGCTCATCACAGTAGAGCGGGATCAG GTGATTGAGGTAAAGTTTGATAAGTTTGATGTGGAGTCAGACAGTTACTGCCGCTTTGATTACGTGGCCTTCTTCAACGGTGGAGAAAAAGATGACTCTCGACGCATTGGAAAATACTGTGGAGACGTCAGCCCCCA AACCATTGTGACCAATGGGAACGTGCTCCTAGTACAATTTGTGTCTGACCTCAGCGTGACCTCTGATGGCTTCCTGGCCAGTTACACCAGCGTCCCCCGCGGATCCAGAACCCCCACAGTAGACAACACAGGATCAGGACCCCGTAAAGAGTCAGTCCCCAGGAAGACTGTTGTTAAACCCATCCTGCCTGAGAGAAcagtcatcaccaccactaccacccaaccacccactACAACCAGACACCAGGCCCCTCCAACCCCACAGCCCCAGGAGCCCACTGCCAAGCCCAAACCAATCAAACCAGTCAGGACCCGCCCACCAAACAAGCCAGGCCCAGACAGGGTCAGAGTTACTAAACCAGACATCAAGAAGCCAG TTCACTTGAACCCACTGTGTGCAAAGGCATGTAAGAGGGATGGAAATATCAAGAGCAGTTTCTGTGCCAGTGAATTTG tgatcaCGGGTAAGGTGACAGCGCTGACCCCTGGTCCTCAGGGCAGTGTCTATATCAGTGTGTCTCTCATCAAGGCCTACAAAGCTGGCCAGCTGACCATCACCCAGGCTGGAGAGAACATGTCTGTCAAACTGGTGTCAGCCTGCAAGAAGTGCCCTATCATCCGCAAAG GAATGCCTTACATCTTGATGGGCCAGGTTGATGAGGACGGGCGTGGAACAATGGCTCCCGGGGCTTTCACGGCCCCATATAAGGCCCCACATCACAAACTGCTGACCAATATTAACAACCAACCATGCTAA